The Thermothelomyces thermophilus ATCC 42464 chromosome 7, complete sequence genome window below encodes:
- a CDS encoding phenol hydroxylase-like protein (orthologue of FAD-containing phenol hydroxylase from Trichosporn cutaneum) — MAAQTKRHPSLNHYDIVIVGAGPVGLMLSTCLARWGYRIKHIDNRPEPTPTGRADGIQPRSLDLLRNMGLKSAIMANKPARVYEVAFWDPPKSGKGIVRTGTWASCPSFIDARYPFTTLLHQGLIERVFIGDLEKNGVSIQRPWTIKGFTSNEKEDPEYPVTVDLEHVDGTFKETVKAKYLFGGEGSRSFIRDQLKIGIKHKDPIAYVWGVMDGVVKTDFPDIKMKCTIHSEHGSIMVIPRENNMVRLYIQIASSTDPDFNPRKTATAEEVQASAKRILQPYSIEWERVEWYSVYPIGQGISDKYTLDHRVFLGGDACHTHSPKAGQGMNTAFLDALNLAWKIHAVEAGFANRSLLETYEPERKTVAENLLAFDNKYAKLFSERPPAANEVAAASAHTNNNDKNKAGGQEENEFIKTFKESCEFTSGYGVFYQPNAINWSPSHPAQSHVVHPKSTKLVPGRLFIIADVTRVVDANVVHLEQEVPLNGSFRLFVFAGAPAVTARALRDLADNMAKRNSFYSAYAFPDAVREQISHHERHNPHSPFFTVCTVFAAPRASIEITRDVPPLLARYRDHIYADDRWDRRVPDARACAHAKMGLDEDRGGVVVVRPDGYVGIVVALEEGSATVDALNSYFSAFCTKKLGETQAQL, encoded by the exons ATGGCGGCCCAAACGAAGAGGCATCCGAGCCTCAACCACTACGACATCG TCATCGTGGGCGCCGGCCCCGTTGGCTTGATGCTGTCAACCTGCCTGGCGAGATGGGGATACAGGATCAAGCACATCGACAACAGGCCGGAGCCGACCCCAACTGGTCGGGCCGATGGTATCCAGCCCCGGTCGCTTGACTTGCTCCGGAACATGGGGCTCAAGTCCGCCATCATGGCCAACAAGCCCGCCCGCGTCTACGAGGTTGCCTTCTGGGACCCGCCAAAGTCCGGCAAGGGAATTGTGCGGACCGGCACCTGGGCTAGCTGCCCCAGCTTTATTGACGCTAGATACCCTTTTACCACTCTTCTTCACCAGGGCCTGATTGAGCGCGTCTTCATCGGCGACCTCGAAAAGAATGGCGTCAGCATCCAGCGGCCATGGACCATCAAGGGCTTCACCTCGAACGAGAAAGAGGACCCCGAGTACCCCGTCACCGTCGACCTGGAGCACGTTGATGGCACCTTCAAGGAAACCGTCAAGGCGAAGTATCTGTTCGGTGGCGAAGGTTCTCGGTCCTTCATTCGTGACCAGCTGAAGATCGGCATCAAGCACAAAGACCCCATCGCCTATGTATGGGGTGTCATGGACGGCGTTGTCAAGACCGATTTCCCTGATATCAAG ATGAAATGCACGATTCACTCGGAGCACGGTTCCATTATGGTCATTCCCCGCGAGAACAACATGGTTCGCCTCTACATCCAGATCGCATCCTCCACCGACCCGGACTTCAACCCCCGGAAGACGGCAACCGCCGAGGAAGTCCAGGCTTCCGCTAAGCGCATCTTGCAGCCCTATTCCATCGAGTGGGAGAGGGTGGAGTGGTACTCGGTCTACCCCATCGGCCAGGGCATTTCCGACAAGTACACTCTAGACCACCGGGTGTTCCTGGGTGGCGATGCCTGCCACACCCACAGC CCCAAAGCCGGTCAGGGCATGAACACGGCGTTTCTGGATGCGCTGAACCTGGCATGGAAGATCCACGCCGTGGAGGCCGGCTTTGCTAACCGCAGCTTACTCGAGACCTACGAGCCCGAGCGCAAGACGGTCGCCGAGAACCTGCTTGCCTTTGACAACAAGTACGCCAAGCTCTTCTCAGAGCGCCCGCCCGCCGCCAACGaggtcgccgccgcctccgcccataccaacaacaacgacaagAACAAGGCCGGCGGCCAGGAAGAGAACGAGTTCATCAAGACCTTCAAGGAATCCTGCGAGTTCACCAGCGGCTACGGCGTCTTCTACCAGCCCAACGCCATCAACTGGTCGCCCTCCCACCCGGCCCAGTCCCACGTCGTCCACCCCAAGAGCACCAAGCTCGTCCCGGGCCGCCTCTTCATCATCGCCGACGTCACCCGCGTCGTCGACGCCAACGTCGTCCACCTCGAGCAGGAGGTCCCCCTCAACGGCTCCTTCCGCCTCTTCGTCTTCGCCGGCGCGCCCGCCGTCACCGCCCGCGCCCTGCGCGATCTGGCCGACAACATGGCCAAGCGGAACTCGTTCTACTCGGCCTACGCCTTCCCGGACGCGGTCCGCGAGCAAATCAGCCACCACGAGCGCCACAATCCGCACTCGCCCTTCTTCACGGTCTGCACCGTCTTCGCCGCCCCGCGCGCCTCGATCGAGATCACTCGCGACGTGCCCCCGCTGCTGGCGCGCTACCGCGACCACATCTACGCCGACGACCGCTGGGACCGCCGCGTCCCCGACGCCCGCGCCTGCGCCCACGCCAAGATGGGCCTCGACGAGGaccgcggcggcgtcgtcgtcgtccgccCCGACGGCTACGTCGGCATCGTCGTCGCCCTCGAGGAGGGCAGCGCCACCGTCGACGCGCTCAATAGCTATTTTAGCGCCTTCTGCACTAAGAAGCTAGGCGAGACGCAGGCGCAGCTTTGA